In Cupriavidus sp. EM10, the genomic window CGCAATACAACTTCGGCATTCCGAGCCAGCTCAAGGCCTGGATCGACCGTATCGCGCAAGCCGGCCGCACCTTCCGCTACACCGAGAACGGTCCGGAAGGCCTGGCCAAGGGCAAGAAGGTTATCGTGGTGTCGTCGCGCGGCGGCGTGCGCCAGGACGGCGCGGCGCTTGACCTGCATGAAGTGACCGTCGACGTGGTGCTGCGCTTCCTGGGCATTACCGACATCTCGTTCGTCCGCGCCCACGGCCTGGCCATGGGTCCGGAAGCCCGCGAGGCCGGCCTGACCACGGCCAAGACCGAGATCGCCGCGCTGAACGACGCGCTGCGCGCCGCGGCCTGAGCCCGCTTCAACCCGCCTGAGCCGGGGACACCGGCCCAGGCTGCAACACCGACTCCGTGAAGTACCGGCGCTCCTCCCCTTTGGCGCCGGATGCTGCCTGAGACAGGTATCCCCATCCGGGGGTACCTGTCTTTTTTTGCGCGCGGCCCTGCCCTCGGCGCCTGCCAGGCCGCTGTAGGCATCGACCTACAAGGATCGCGGAAGCCACCCGGCTCGCCCCCCGGCGCGGTTCGGTCTATGATGGTTCGACCGAGTCTGGCCAACCTGCCAGGCAACCTGCATCCGCCATCCGGGAGCCTGCATGACCGCCGCCGCCTCAGCCCTGCTGCCTGCCACCGCCAGTCATCCACCGCACGAACCCGCCCTGCTGAGTCAGTATCGCCACGTCCGCGCCGCCACCGAGGCGCTGGTGGCCGACCTGTCCGATGCCGATGCCACCGTGCAGTCGATGGACGATGCCAGCCCCGCCAAATGGCATCTGGCCCATACCACCTGGTTCTTCGAGGAATTCGTGCTCGGCGCGCGGATTCCCGACTACGAGCCGGTGGATCCGCAATATCGGTACCTGTTCAATTCCTACTACGAAGCGGTCGGCGCCCGCCATCCGCGGCCCCGGCGCGGGCTGCTGACCCGGCCGTCGCTGGACGAGGTGCTGGCCTACCGCGAGGCGGTGGACGACAGCATGTTCACGCTGCTGATGTCGGCCCAGACCGACGACGAAGCCGCGCTGATCACGCTGGGCCTGCATCATGAACAGCAGCACCAGGAACTGCTGCTGACCGACATCCTGCACCTGTTCGCCCAGAACCCGCTGCGGCCGGCCTATGCGCCGGCGCTGGCGGTGCCGGTGGTGGCCGATCCGCGCCCCGCGCCGGACTGGATCACCCTGCCCGGCGGCATCGTCACGATCGGGCATGGCGATGACGATTTTGCCTTCGACTGCGAAACGCCGCGCCACCAGGTGTTGCTGCAACCGTACACGCTGTGCTCGCATCCGGTGAGCAATCGCCAGTGGTTCGAGTTCATCGAGGACGGCGGCTATCAGACCGCCGGGCTGTGGCTGTCCGATGGCTGGCGCTGGGTCTGCGACAACCGGATCGAGGCGCCGCTTTACTGGGAAGACCGCGAGGGCACGTGGTGGCACATGACGCTGCGCGGCATGCAACCGGTGGACCCGGAAAGCCCGGTCACCCACGTCAGCTTCTTCGAGGCCGACGCCTTTGCCCGGTGGGCCGAACGGCGCCTGCCGACCGAAGCCGAATGGGAGCACGCCGCGCGCAACCTGGCCGCCACCGGCAATTTCATCGAAGGCCGGTCACTGCGGCCTCTGCCGGATCGGCAGAACACGTCGGGCGTGCTGCGCCAGATGTTTGGCGATGTCTGGGAATGGACGGCCAGCGCCTTCCTGCCCTACCCCGGCTTCCGGCCCAGCGCCGGCGCGGTGGGCGAATACAACGGCAAGTTCATGAGCAGCCAGATGGTGCTGCGCGGCGGGTCGTGCGTTACGCCCGAATCGCACATCCGCGCCACCTACCGCAACTTCTTCTACCCGCACCAGCGCTGGCAGTTCACCGGGGTACGGCTGGCGGATGATGCGTGAGTGAGGCGTCGGGCGGGCCGTCATTCAGTTCATAACTGGTACTGCGCCCGCCACCGGGCGCCTTGCGCAGCGCGCCGCGTGCCACCAGATCGTTGATATCCCGCAGGGCCGTGTCCGGCGAGCACCTGGCGATGGCCGCCCATTTGCTGCTGGTGAGCTTGCCGTCGAAGCCGTCGAGCATCCGGTTCAGTACCTTCACCTGCCGCGCGTTGAGCGCCTGCATGCCCCAGTGGTGCCAGAAGCGCGCCTTGGCCAGTACGTCGTCGAGCGTGGCGTGGGCCTGTTCCACCGCACGCAGCAGCGTCGCGAAGAACCACGCCAGCCACGGCGTGACATCCATCGAATCCTTCTGCGTGCGTTCCAGAATGTCGTAATAGGCGTTGCGCTCGCGCTGGATCTGCGCCGACAGGCTGTAGAAACGTTGCGAACTACCGTCGGCCCGCGCGAGCATCAGGTCGCCGATGGCCCGCGCGATACGCCCATTGCCGTCGTCGAACGGGTGCAGGGTCACGAACCACAGGTGGGCCAGTCCGGCGCGGATCAGCGGCGGTTCGGCTGGAGGCGCGTTCACCCAGTCGACAAATCGCGCCATCTCCGCCGCCAGACGGCCGGCCGGCGGCGCTTCAAAGTGTACGCGCTGGCGGTGCAGCGGGCCGGAAACCACTTGCATGGGACCGGCCGAGTCATCGCGCCACCGGGCCACGTTGATCTGCGACAGACCGGAGTAGCCCGTGGGAAACAGCGCGGCATGCCAGCCGAACAGCCGCGCCTGATCGACCGGGGCCTGGCTGTTGGCCGTGGCATCGAGCACCAGTTCGACCACCCCTCGACGTGCCGGTCAACCGGCGCCAGCGCGCCGATGTCGACGCCCAGCCGGCGCGCGATCGACGATCGGACCGAATGGACGTTGAGATGCTCGCCTTCGATTTCGCTGGTCTTGACGACGTCGTCGGTCAAGGCAGCAAGGCAAGCCTGGTCGCGCAGGCCCATGCCCAGATCGGCAAGCCTGCCCAGCAACAGGCCTTGTGCCCGGCCAACTTCGGTCATCGAAGCTGCCAGTGCGGCAAGGTCATAGCGCCATGCGGGCCAATCAGAAGCCTGCCAGATGTATCGATATTCGCCGCTATTCATGCGGAGATTATGGTGGCTATTCACCGCAGGGACAAGATAATCTCCGCAAATCTTGCGGAGATTAAGGCCTGCAAACTCCGCATAGAGCGTGGAAGTTATGTATAAGGCGCTAAAAGCATAGCGGTAGGCGCTTCGCCTCTCTGGCTTATCTCCGCACGGCCCCCAGTTGCAAGCATTCTCAGCCGGAACGGCTCAGCTCGGCTGCTGAAATTCTCGGCCGTTAATTGCGTAATAGTCCAACTATCCAGCGTTCACCCATCCCGCAACCGCCGCCATAGCGTGGTTGCGCTGATTCCCAACTGGGCACAAGCTGCTGTGCGATTGCCGCCGCATTCGGCCAGTACGCGGCGGATGTGGTCGGCCTGGCTTGCCTTTGCCACGCCTGCCAATGACTGTGCGCCAGCCAAGCCCGGCGCGCCTGCCCTGCCCGGCTCGGGCTTTTCCATGCCAGCAGATGGCAAAACAGCCGGATCGTGCCCCGAGAAAAGCTCCGGCACCGCCGCGTGCAATTCGCGCTGCAGGGCGGCCGGCGCCAGGTCTGTCCCGGCGACCAGCACGGCGATGCGTTCCGTCACGTTTTCCAGCTCGCGGATATTGCCGGGCCATACATAACGGGCCAGCCGTTCGCGGACGGCGTCGGGCAACGGCTGCGGTGCATCGATGCCAAGTCGCTCCTGGGCGCGCCGGTACAGCAACATGGCCAGCGCCGACAGGTCGGCGGCGCGCTCGCGCAGCGGCGGCATTTCGATGCGCAGGATATTGAGCCGGTAGTAGAGATCCTGGCGGAACGTGCCTTCGCGCACCAGCGCGGCCAGGTCGCGGTGCGTGGCGGCGATGACACGGACGTTGACCGGCACGGCCTCGATGCCGCCAATCGGCAGCACCTGCTTTTCCTGCAGCACGCGCAGCAGCCGCGTTTGCAGGGCTGGCGGCATGTCGCCCACTTCGTCCAGGAACAGCGTGCCGTTGTGGGCCGATTCGAACAGGCCGGCCTTGCCGCCGCGCCGTGCGCCCGTGAACGCGCCCTCCTCGTAGCCAAACAGCTCGGATTCGAGCAGCGTCTCCGGGAATGCCGCGCAATTGACGGCGACGAACGGAAACGCGCGGCGCGGGCTGGCATCGTGCATGCCCTGCGCCAGCACCTCCTTGCCGGTACCGCTTTCGCCGCTGACCAGCACCGTGGAATCCACCACCGCGTACCGGCGCGCCAGCGCACGCAGGTCGCTCATGGCCGGGGAATCGCCGGCCAGGTCGTCCAGGCTGTAGCGCACGCCCGCCGCCCGGGCCCGGGTGCGCGAACGCAGGTTGCGGTCCGCGCGGTGGATCGCGTTGGCGTCCTGGATCGTCAGCACCGCGCCGGACGTGCCGGCCTCGCCGACGATGGGGATGCGGTTCACCACCACCATCCGGTCGCCCAGCCGATGGATCGCCTCCAGTTCGCGCGCACCGCTCTGCATGACGTGATCGAGCGCCAGGCCGGGCGCCAGCGTCGACAGCTTGCGCCCCACGGCTGCGCCGGCCGGCGTGCCCAGGAAACGCTCCATCGCCGGATTGAACGCCTGGACACGCCCTTCGGCGTCCACGGCCGCGACGCCCTCGTTCAGGTGGGCGAGGATGGCGTTGACGTAGTCGCGCCGCGTGGATTCGATCCGGCGCAGCCGCGCGGCCTCGATGGCATCCTCCAGCGCCAGCCGCACCGCGTTTCCGGAATACAGGAACACGCCCATCAGCCCGTACTTGTCGGCCAGGTCGGTGACCATGCCGGGCCCCACCACCACGCGGATGCCCTCTTCCTTGAGTGCGCGCACGCGCGCCGTGGCGTCGTCCTCGGTCAGGTAGGTATAGCGGGGATGTCGAGGCCGAACGCGCTCACGAAATCGTCCACCTCGGCGTACGTCGACGCATGCGTGACCAGCGCCACCTTGGGCGAAATGCGGCGCGCCGTGGCCAGCGCGCTCATGACGTCGAAGCCGGTGACCTTGACCAGCACCACCGGCACGTCCACGTGCTGGCGCAGATAGGCGCCATTGGAGCCACCCGCCACCACCACGTCGACGCGGTTCTCGCGCGCCTCGCGGTTGATGGCGCTGGCCGCCGCCTCGAAGGCCCGCCCGACGATGCGGAATTCCGCGCGGGCGGCATAGGCCGGAATCAGGTCGGCAAAGGCGCGCGAAAGCCGGCTGATGCCCATCGCCCAGATGCGCGGACGGGCGCCGGGAACGGCCGGGGGCGGCGGATTGAGCGGAATCGGGGTAGGTAGCGATGACATGGCGATACCAGCGAAAGACGTTCCGCCGATTCTGCGCGCACGGCGTTTGCATTTCAACCTTGAAATGCATGAAATTCACTGCAGCAATCCATCTACCTGGATTTGTGATCCCCAAAGCGCGGCATCATCGCACTCCACGTGCACCCACAGCCCCTAACCTACTGACACATAAGGGTTTCTGCCCACCGGAATGCCGCACACGCCATGCAGCCACGCGGATTCCACCCCTGGCATACCCCTTGCGCTACAGAGCCGCCCTGCCGTCGAAGCAGGATCGAACCAACAAGAGATTCCACGCCATGACTTTTTCCGCCAACGAACTCGCCCGCTCCGCGGGTGCCCGCTTCCGCCAGGCCCTGATCGACGAGACCCCGCTGCAGATCCCGGGCACGATCAACGCCAACCATGCATTGCTGGCCAAGCGCGCCGGGTATCGGGCGATCTACCTGTCCGGCGGCGGCGTGGCCGCGGGCTCGCTGGGCTTGCCGGACCTGGGCATCTCGAACCTGGACGACGTGCTGACCGACATCCGCCGCATCACCGATGTCTGCGACACGCCACTGCTGGTGGACGTCGACACTGGCTTCGGCTCGTCGGCCTTCAACGTGGCCCGCACCACGCGCTCGCTGATCAAGTTTGGCGCAGCCGCCATGCATATCGAGGACCAGGTGGGCGCCAAGCGCTGCGGCCATCGCCCCAATAAGGAAATCGTCGGCAAGGATGAGATGGTCGACCGCATCAAGGCCGCAGTGGACGCCCGTACCGACCAGAATTTCGTGATCATGGCCCGCACCGACGCGCTGGCCGTGGAAGGCCTGGACGCCGCC contains:
- a CDS encoding FMN-dependent NADH-azoreductase — its product is MNILQIDSSVLGDNSVSRNLTAAIVADLVAKNPSARVTVRDLDREAPAHLGNHLLPVLGGPKDGLNAAQQAELDITEAYLAEFLAADVLVIGVPQYNFGIPSQLKAWIDRIAQAGRTFRYTENGPEGLAKGKKVIVVSSRGGVRQDGAALDLHEVTVDVVLRFLGITDISFVRAHGLAMGPEAREAGLTTAKTEIAALNDALRAAA
- the egtB gene encoding ergothioneine biosynthesis protein EgtB, with translation MTAAASALLPATASHPPHEPALLSQYRHVRAATEALVADLSDADATVQSMDDASPAKWHLAHTTWFFEEFVLGARIPDYEPVDPQYRYLFNSYYEAVGARHPRPRRGLLTRPSLDEVLAYREAVDDSMFTLLMSAQTDDEAALITLGLHHEQQHQELLLTDILHLFAQNPLRPAYAPALAVPVVADPRPAPDWITLPGGIVTIGHGDDDFAFDCETPRHQVLLQPYTLCSHPVSNRQWFEFIEDGGYQTAGLWLSDGWRWVCDNRIEAPLYWEDREGTWWHMTLRGMQPVDPESPVTHVSFFEADAFARWAERRLPTEAEWEHAARNLAATGNFIEGRSLRPLPDRQNTSGVLRQMFGDVWEWTASAFLPYPGFRPSAGAVGEYNGKFMSSQMVLRGGSCVTPESHIRATYRNFFYPHQRWQFTGVRLADDA